A part of Winslowiella toletana genomic DNA contains:
- a CDS encoding N-acetylmannosamine-6-phosphate 2-epimerase: MSSVASLKKRFHHGLIVSCQPVAGSPMDNPQLVAAMAAAAVQGGAVALRIEGIDNLRAVRQVTDVPVIGIIKRDLPDTPIRITPWLSDIDQLSAAGADIIAFDATWRARPCSVKALYQRVRDNQRLTMADCATFDEGIAAQQMGIDFIGTTLSGYTGGEIPALPDIALVSDLAQAGACVIAEGRYNAPDLAAAAISAGALAVTVGSAITRIEHICGWFTAAIQQA, encoded by the coding sequence ATGTCGTCTGTTGCCTCGCTGAAAAAACGCTTTCACCACGGCTTAATTGTCTCCTGCCAGCCGGTAGCGGGTAGTCCGATGGATAACCCGCAGCTGGTGGCGGCGATGGCCGCTGCGGCAGTGCAGGGGGGCGCCGTCGCCTTGCGCATTGAGGGTATCGACAATCTGCGCGCGGTGCGTCAGGTCACCGATGTGCCAGTTATCGGAATTATTAAACGCGACCTGCCGGATACCCCGATTCGCATTACACCCTGGCTGAGCGATATCGATCAGCTAAGCGCGGCGGGGGCCGATATTATTGCTTTTGATGCCACCTGGCGTGCGCGCCCGTGCAGCGTAAAGGCACTGTATCAGCGTGTGCGTGACAATCAGCGTCTGACAATGGCGGATTGCGCCACCTTTGATGAGGGGATCGCCGCGCAGCAGATGGGCATTGATTTTATTGGCACCACGCTTTCCGGTTATACCGGCGGTGAGATACCCGCCTTGCCCGATATTGCGCTGGTCAGCGATCTTGCGCAGGCCGGTGCTTGTGTGATTGCCGAAGGGCGCTATAACGCGCCGGATCTGGCCGCGGCTGCCATCAGCGCCGGTGCGCTGGCGGTCACCGTTGGTTCAGCCATCACCCGAATTGAACATATTTGCGGCTGGTTTACCGCCGCCATCCAGCAGGCCTGA